The following are encoded together in the Balaenoptera acutorostrata chromosome 9, mBalAcu1.1, whole genome shotgun sequence genome:
- the CABP2 gene encoding calcium-binding protein 2 isoform X1, with the protein MVQGPMGNCAKWPRHRGPKDCWQWPGSPPWGSRHGLGPSPEEQGSPGPGVQGCYSVLSSLVAPACVFLRPSIAATQLDRELRPEEIEELQAAFQEFDRDRDGYIGYRELGACMRTLGYMPTEMELIEISQQISGGKVDFDDFVELMGPKLLAETADMIGVRELRDAFREFDTNGDGCISLGELRAALKALLGERLSQREVDEILRDIDLNGDGLVDFEEFVRMMSR; encoded by the exons ATGGTTCAAGGGCCCATGGGAAACTGTGCCAAGTGGCCCCGACACCGGGGGCCTAAG GACTGCTGGCAGTGGCCTGGCTCCCCACcatgggggtcccgccatggcctgggccccagccccgAGGAGCAGGGGAGCCCTGGGCCGGGTGTCCAGGGCTGCTACTCCGTGCTCAGCAGCCTGGTGGCGCCTGCCTGCGTCTTCCTGCGGCCCAGCATCGCCGCCACCCAGCTC GACCGGGAGCTGCGGCCAGAGGAGATTGAAG AGCTGCAGGCCGCCTTCCAGGAGTTTGACCGAGACCGGGACGGCTACATCGGCTACCGGGAGCTGGGAGCCTGCATGCGGACACTGGGCTACATGCCCACGGAGATGGAGCTCATCGAGATTTCACAGCAAATCA GTGGCGGGAAGGTGGACTTTGACGACTTTGTGGAGCTGATGGGCCCCAAGCTGCTGGCGGAGACCGCGGACATGATTGGCGTCCGGGAGCTGCGGGACGCCTTCCGGGAG TTCGACACCAACGGGGATGGCTGCATCAGCTTGGGTGAACTCCGGGCGGCCCTGAAGGCCCTGCTGGGAGAGCGGCTCAGCCAGCGGGAGGTGGACGAGATCCTCCGTGACATTGACCTCAACGGGGACGGTCTGGTCGACTTTGAAG AGTTTGTGCGAATGATGTCTCGCTGA
- the CABP2 gene encoding calcium-binding protein 2 isoform X2 yields MGNCAKWPRHRGPKDRELRPEEIEELQAAFQEFDRDRDGYIGYRELGACMRTLGYMPTEMELIEISQQISMCGGKVDFDDFVELMGPKLLAETADMIGVRELRDAFREFDTNGDGCISLGELRAALKALLGERLSQREVDEILRDIDLNGDGLVDFEEFVRMMSR; encoded by the exons ATGGGAAACTGTGCCAAGTGGCCCCGACACCGGGGGCCTAAG GACCGGGAGCTGCGGCCAGAGGAGATTGAAG AGCTGCAGGCCGCCTTCCAGGAGTTTGACCGAGACCGGGACGGCTACATCGGCTACCGGGAGCTGGGAGCCTGCATGCGGACACTGGGCTACATGCCCACGGAGATGGAGCTCATCGAGATTTCACAGCAAATCAGTATGT GTGGCGGGAAGGTGGACTTTGACGACTTTGTGGAGCTGATGGGCCCCAAGCTGCTGGCGGAGACCGCGGACATGATTGGCGTCCGGGAGCTGCGGGACGCCTTCCGGGAG TTCGACACCAACGGGGATGGCTGCATCAGCTTGGGTGAACTCCGGGCGGCCCTGAAGGCCCTGCTGGGAGAGCGGCTCAGCCAGCGGGAGGTGGACGAGATCCTCCGTGACATTGACCTCAACGGGGACGGTCTGGTCGACTTTGAAG AGTTTGTGCGAATGATGTCTCGCTGA